The following proteins come from a genomic window of Salvia hispanica cultivar TCC Black 2014 chromosome 4, UniMelb_Shisp_WGS_1.0, whole genome shotgun sequence:
- the LOC125224259 gene encoding uncharacterized protein LOC125224259 yields the protein MAGENGRQLDNRNEEPTSPFPIVNSERISICEGKQEENGRSPAKISDSSSSSLDNSSITDSPGSFSQRSDVVLTESPAIQVMERPKTSDPDSPSRWSVDSGDSLFSIHMESGSFSKEHSLSTSGDIGELSLSEAYLPRRVSPKSGESVDSSYTSSAAAAAKALEEARRAVKEDAKYAAEKPKDPPEASSSVPTDQNLSRSNTLQSHDDSDNESCVSTSTSESRCPMCQCLWCARMCSCCKWPNCSCGSWFRWPSCSSSCISWPNWCSSSCISCPSCCSNSCISCPTCCTNLHHWCSTSCCCYGWKRSIRFMDRNTGSSSKHKV from the exons ATGGCCGGTGAAAATGGGAGGCAATTAGATAACCGGAATGAGGAGCCTACATCGCCTTTTCCAATTGTGAATTCTGAAAGAATCAGCATCTGTGAAGGCAAGcaagaagaaaatggaagaagCCCTGCAAAAATCTCAGACTCTTCCTCGTCCAGTTTGGATAACTCCTCCATCACTGATTCTCCGGGATCATTCAGTCAGCGATCAGATGTCGTGCTGACTGAATCCCCTGCCATCCAAGTGATGGAGAGGCCTAAAACCTCAGATCCGGATAGTCCAAGCCGGTGGAGTGTTGACTCGGGGGATTCTTTGTTCAGCATCCACATGGAGAGTGGCAGTTTCTCCAAGGAGCATTCGCTGAGTACAAGTGGAGACATAGGGGAGCTATCTTTATCCGAAGCATATCTTCCTCGTCGAGTATCTCCCAAGTCAGGGGAGTCTGTAGACTCATCATACACTTCCTCTGCTGCAGCAGCAGCAAAAGCTTTAGAGGAAGCGCGAAGGGCTGTGAAAGAAGACGCCAAGTATGCTGCTGAAAAACCGAAAGACCCTCCCGAGGCTTCCTCAAGTGTCCCAACAGACCAAAATCTATCGAGGTCTAATACTCTCCAATCCCACGATGATAGTGACAACGAGTCTTGTGTTTCTACCTC GACGAGTGAGTCAAGATGTCCAATGTGCCAATGCTTGTGGTGTGCTAGGATGTGTAGCTGCTGCAAGTGGCCAAACTGCAGCTGCGGCTCTTG GTTTCGTTGGCCAAGCTGTTCCAGTTCTTGCATAAGCTGGCCTAACTGGTGTTCCAGTTCTTGCATAAGCTGCCCTAGCTGCTGTTCCAATTCTTGCATAAGCTGCCCTACCTGCTGCACTAACTTGCATCATTGGTGCTCGACTTCTTGCTGCTGCTACGGTTGGAAACGTAGCATCAGGTTCATGGATAGGAACACAGGCAGTTCTAGCAAACATAAAGTTTAA
- the LOC125223659 gene encoding PLASMODESMATA CALLOSE-BINDING PROTEIN 4-like — translation MADFMLSFVILLNLVVAAPSDAAYCLCKAGVSDTVLQKNIDYSCGNGADCSAILQNGACYNPNTVKDHCSYAVNSYFQRRSQLGATCDFQGSATLSQTGPTGVPSACVYQASPSTGGTATPTTGGGNITFPGAPIGSTGSGDTGHSASVRLSSSSMIVVSLLTLIGVSL, via the exons ATGGCTGATTTCATGTTGAGCTTTGTGATTTTGTTAAACTTAGTGGTGGCTGCCCCTTCAG ATGCGGCCTACTGCCTGTGCAAGGCAGGGGTGAGCGACACCGTGCTGCAGAAAAACATTGATTACTCATGCGGAAACGGAGCGGATTGCTCAGCAATCCTTCAAAATGGAGCTTGTTACAATCCTAACACTGTCAAAGATCACTGCAGTTATGCAGTTAACAGCTATTTTCAGAGGAGATCTCAGCTTGGTGCAACCTGTGATTTTCAAGGGAGTGCTACTCTTTCCCAAACTGGCCCCACAG GTGTGCCCTCTGCATGTGTTTACCAGGCAAGCCCAAG CACCGGCGGCACTGCGACTCCGACCACTGGTGGTGGCAACATCACTTTCCCCGGCGCCCCAATAGGAAGTACCGGTTCGGGCGACACCGGCCATAGTGCTAGTGTGAGACTCAGTAGTTCATCAATGATCGTTGTGTCCCTTCTTACCCTAATAGGAGTATCTCTCTAA
- the LOC125217831 gene encoding uncharacterized protein At2g29880-like, which yields MSSSHDNNFPRPPDHPMVPFHAPNKERRIWTIDEEAALIAIMKKLVAKGYRQENAFRPGYREMIEKELKVCFPGTDLNFTNASSKLTVWKRQYTLVVNMISTSGFGWNDSSNMITVEDDVWKQYVKTHPKAKTSRFKSYQYFQDWIEIFGKDRASGISTQGTVDLEKVARQKQASNDFAKVAGQQPYLPDSDINEFPTGLNVHTQDDSFSNTNENVNHEFSNNYVPLEEEASDTPFPSESNSVNSTKRDGDKKTQSKRKRKQHESATSKDSVIVDLMDKFFKQQNESIGIFVDKLDKRSEQSTSSKSEVVDKTKLILEALRKIATLPEETRLNFAYKITTDARVTDLFINLSEGERVTFVNMMMAKKVFMGEDFDLKLVGIFEFSQQFWS from the exons ATGAGTTCTTCACATGACAACAACTTTCCAAGACCCCCTGATCATCCAATGGTGCCCTTTCATGCCCCGAATAAGGAAAGAAGAATTTGGACGATTGATGAAGAAGCTGCCCTAATTgcaattatgaaaaaattagttgcAAAAGGTTATCGCCAGGAGAATGCATTCCGACCAGGTTATCGTGAAATGATTGAGAAAGAGTTGAAAGTTTGCTTTCCTGGAACTGATTTGAATTTTACTAATGCGTCGTCTAAGTTGACGGTATGGAAAAGACAATACACACTCGTGGTGAACATGATCAGCACTAGTGGATTTGGTTGGAACGACTCTAGCAACATGATTACAGTTGAGGATGACGTATGGAAGCAATATGTCAAG ACACATCCAAAAGCTAAAACATCGCGATTCAAGTCATACCAGTATTTCCAAGACTGGATTGAGATTTTTGGAAAGGATCGCGCATCTGGAATAAGTACACAAGGCACAGTAGACCTTGAAAAAGTGGCAAGGCAAAAACAGGCCTCGAATGATTTTGCTAAAGTGGCAGGCCAACAGCCATATCTACCTGACTCTGATATAAATGAGTTCCCTACCGGCCTCAATGTACACACTCAAGATGATTCTTTCTCCAATACTAATGAAAACGTCAACCATGAGTTCTCCAACAACTATGTACCTCTGGAGGAGGAGGCCTCAGATACTCCTTTTCCTAGTGAAAGCAACTCAGTCAATTCAACCAAAAGGGATGGTGATAAGAAAACTCAATCCAAAAGAAAGCGCAAGCAGCATGAATCTGCAACCTCCAAGGACTCAGTTATTGTTGATCTCATGGATAAGTTCTTCAAACAACAAAATGAATCCATTGGAATCTTCGTCGACAAACTTGATAAACGCAGTGAACAATCGACGAGCAGCAAATCTGAAGTTGTTGACAAGACAAAGCTTATTCTTGAAGCTTTGAGAAAAATTGCTACACTTCCTGAGGAGACTCGACTGAACTTTGCATACAAAATTACAACTGATGCACGAGTGACAGATTTATTCATCAATCTCTCTGAAGGCGAACGTGTTACATTCGTGAATATGATGATGGCGAAGAAG GTATTTATGGGAGAGGATTTTGATCTGAAATTGGTAGGAATATTTGAGTTTTCACAACAGTTTTGGAGTTAA